The nucleotide window GCACCGCTAAGCCAAATCCCCCTCCCGAGGGGCAAAAAGAATATCGACGACGACCCAAAAATAGAATATAGTTAGAGCACTTACTAACAAGGGGCTCATATGAGCGGTTCACATTTAGTCGTTTTAGCAATTATTCTTTTAATCGTGTTTATGGGTCCTCGCAGTTTACCAGGTTTAGGACGTGGTTTGGGTGATGCCATTCGCGGATTTAAAAAAGGTCTCGCCGGCGAAGACGAAGATGAGATCGATGTGACCGAGTCCGCGCGAGAAAAATTGGAAGGACCCTCAACGAAGACCTCTCAA belongs to Bdellovibrionales bacterium and includes:
- a CDS encoding twin-arginine translocase TatA/TatE family subunit, translating into MSGSHLVVLAIILLIVFMGPRSLPGLGRGLGDAIRGFKKGLAGEDEDEIDVTESAREKLEGPSTKTSQKQSQRDRNKV